One window from the genome of Myxococcales bacterium encodes:
- a CDS encoding thrombospondin type 3 repeat-containing protein, whose product MPASPNGKRLLVGNVLGPDGVLAGGHVLVGTTGLIECVGCDCGDQAGAATVITCPGAAISPGLINTHDHITYAQNSPYTDTGERYEHRHDWRRGARGHTKIPASGSASADQVRWGELRFLFGGATSTVGSGSATGFLRNLDVASAQEGLGQKPVNFETFPLDDSGGTMRTSDCNYGGDADTSSTIANDDAYFPHVSEGIDNEARNEFLCLASGSYDTAAPGLSSDLVVPQSAFIHSIGLRANDYGQMAADGTALIWSPRSNITLYGDTAQVTQAARLGTLLTIGTDWVLTGSYNLQRELQCAADLNDTYYGGYFSHRDLWKMVTVNAAMASGIDDVTGVLAVGKQADIAIFAAGEFSNFGAAIFAKPEATALVMRGGKILYGEADVVAASASDCDAIEVCGEAKQLCAQSEAGKSLAALQAANASSYPIFFCGAPDNEPSCSPQREVSVNGSTTYTGIVSASDLDGDGLGNDADNCPNVFNPIRPVDNGAQGDFDADGEGDVCDVCPLNADTTSCSSINPNDSDGDGVLNAADNCPELANADQADADSDGKGDLCDACPNQANPGSQACGSTIYAIKNGTVAVGAAVALPAAVVTARGTRGFNLQVRSSDAGYAGEDYSGIFVFDNGTHALAVGDLVVMSSATVADFFGQRQLQNVTGVTVLSSGQALAPAIAVTPAEVATGGARAAQLEGTIVSVVDVAVTDIAPPLGSGDSAPANEFVVGGGLRINDFLYLTSPFPALGQGYDAITGVLAFRNGNSKLEPRGAADVVATLPTGPAFLTGLSPATSTIAAGGTVTLTVTLNYADGAEHVVALSQTPVSGTLPATVVVPAGQSTATFAYTDTSGAGTVITATLDGVSLQATVNVSAGATGLVINEIDYDQVSSPDGASFIEIYNGTSGDVALANLAVVLVNGANGLEYNRFALADAGATLPAGGYLLIHNSTVAAGGALSIIASGDFIQNGAPDGVALIDTSTQTLVDALSYEGSLTSATITGFAAPVSLVAGTATPAGDNGDPARSLARITNGADSGDDNVDWVTTVNITPGAANLP is encoded by the coding sequence GTGCCCGCCTCGCCCAACGGCAAACGCTTGCTCGTTGGCAACGTGCTTGGCCCCGATGGCGTGTTGGCTGGCGGCCACGTGCTCGTAGGCACGACCGGCCTCATTGAGTGCGTCGGCTGCGATTGCGGCGATCAGGCGGGTGCGGCCACGGTCATCACCTGCCCTGGCGCCGCGATTTCGCCGGGCCTGATCAACACGCACGACCATATTACCTACGCGCAAAACAGCCCCTACACCGATACCGGTGAGCGTTACGAACACCGCCACGACTGGCGCCGCGGCGCTCGCGGACATACCAAGATTCCGGCGTCTGGCAGCGCAAGCGCGGACCAAGTGCGATGGGGCGAGCTGCGCTTTTTGTTTGGCGGTGCCACCTCAACGGTGGGTTCGGGCAGCGCGACGGGGTTTCTGCGCAATCTAGATGTCGCCAGCGCGCAAGAAGGCCTTGGGCAAAAGCCGGTGAACTTCGAAACGTTTCCGCTCGACGACTCCGGCGGCACGATGCGCACCAGCGATTGCAACTACGGCGGCGACGCCGATACCTCGAGCACTATCGCCAATGACGACGCATATTTCCCGCACGTCTCCGAAGGCATCGACAACGAGGCGCGCAACGAGTTTCTTTGCCTCGCCAGCGGCTCGTACGACACCGCGGCACCGGGCCTGAGCAGCGACTTGGTGGTCCCGCAAAGCGCCTTCATCCATAGCATTGGCCTGCGCGCCAATGACTACGGCCAGATGGCTGCCGACGGCACCGCGCTGATTTGGTCACCGCGCTCGAATATCACCCTGTATGGCGACACCGCGCAGGTCACCCAGGCTGCGCGCCTCGGCACCCTGCTGACCATTGGCACCGACTGGGTGCTAACCGGCTCGTACAACTTGCAACGCGAGCTGCAGTGCGCCGCCGATCTCAACGACACCTACTATGGCGGCTATTTTTCACACCGCGACCTGTGGAAGATGGTCACGGTGAATGCCGCGATGGCGTCGGGCATCGACGACGTCACCGGCGTGCTAGCCGTCGGCAAGCAGGCCGATATCGCGATCTTTGCGGCTGGCGAGTTTTCTAACTTTGGCGCCGCCATCTTTGCCAAGCCCGAGGCCACGGCGCTGGTGATGCGCGGCGGAAAAATCTTATACGGCGAGGCCGACGTCGTCGCCGCCAGCGCGAGCGATTGCGACGCCATCGAGGTGTGCGGCGAGGCCAAGCAACTCTGCGCGCAAAGCGAGGCCGGCAAGTCGCTGGCGGCGCTGCAGGCCGCCAATGCCAGCTCGTACCCAATCTTTTTCTGCGGCGCGCCGGACAATGAGCCGAGCTGCTCGCCGCAACGCGAGGTCTCGGTGAACGGCTCGACGACCTACACCGGCATCGTGTCCGCAAGCGACCTCGACGGTGACGGCCTCGGCAATGACGCCGACAACTGCCCGAACGTCTTTAATCCAATTCGCCCGGTCGACAACGGCGCGCAAGGCGACTTCGACGCCGACGGCGAAGGCGACGTCTGCGACGTCTGCCCGCTCAACGCCGACACCACCAGCTGCTCGTCGATTAACCCAAATGACAGCGACGGCGATGGCGTGCTCAATGCGGCGGATAACTGCCCAGAGCTTGCCAACGCCGACCAAGCCGACGCCGATAGTGATGGCAAGGGCGACCTCTGCGATGCGTGCCCGAACCAAGCCAATCCAGGCAGCCAGGCCTGCGGCTCGACGATCTACGCGATCAAGAACGGCACCGTCGCGGTTGGCGCGGCGGTGGCCTTGCCGGCGGCGGTGGTTACCGCGCGCGGCACGCGTGGTTTCAACCTGCAAGTACGGTCGAGCGACGCGGGATATGCCGGCGAAGACTACTCCGGCATTTTTGTGTTCGACAACGGTACCCATGCGCTCGCGGTTGGCGACCTCGTCGTCATGTCGTCGGCGACGGTGGCCGACTTCTTTGGTCAACGCCAACTGCAAAATGTCACCGGCGTGACGGTGCTAAGCAGCGGCCAAGCGCTCGCACCAGCCATTGCCGTGACGCCCGCTGAGGTCGCAACAGGCGGCGCGCGTGCGGCGCAGCTCGAGGGCACGATCGTCTCGGTGGTTGATGTCGCCGTGACCGACATCGCACCTCCGCTGGGCAGCGGCGATAGCGCGCCGGCCAACGAATTCGTGGTCGGTGGCGGCTTGCGCATCAATGACTTTCTTTATCTAACCTCGCCATTTCCTGCGCTAGGCCAAGGCTACGACGCGATCACCGGCGTGCTGGCGTTTCGCAACGGCAACTCCAAGCTTGAGCCGCGCGGCGCCGCCGATGTGGTGGCGACCCTGCCGACGGGCCCGGCGTTCCTTACGGGCCTCTCGCCCGCGACCTCGACGATCGCGGCTGGCGGCACCGTCACGCTGACAGTGACGCTGAACTATGCCGACGGCGCCGAGCACGTGGTTGCGCTGTCGCAAACGCCGGTGAGCGGCACCCTGCCTGCCACGGTCGTCGTGCCCGCAGGCCAAAGCACGGCGACGTTCGCCTATACCGATACCTCGGGCGCGGGCACCGTAATTACCGCGACGCTTGATGGCGTTAGCTTGCAAGCCACGGTCAACGTCAGCGCCGGTGCGACCGGCCTGGTGATCAACGAGATCGACTACGACCAGGTGTCATCGCCCGATGGGGCGTCGTTTATTGAGATTTACAACGGCACCAGCGGCGACGTGGCGTTGGCCAACCTCGCGGTGGTCCTGGTCAACGGCGCCAACGGCCTCGAATACAACCGCTTCGCGCTCGCCGATGCGGGCGCGACGTTGCCTGCGGGCGGCTACTTGCTCATTCACAACAGCACGGTCGCCGCGGGCGGCGCGCTGTCGATCATCGCCTCGGGCGACTTTATCCAAAATGGCGCGCCCGACGGCGTCGCGCTGATCGATACCTCCACGCAGACCTTGGTCGACGCCCTGTCGTATGAAGGCAGCCTCACCTCCGCGACCATCACTGGCTTTGCGGCGCCGGTTTCGCTGGTTGCCGGCACCGCGACGCCTGCCGGCGACAACGGCGACCCTGCCCGCTCGCTGGCGCGCATCACCAACGGCGCCGACTCCGGGGATGACAACGTCGATTGGGTCACCACGGTGAACATCACGCCTGGCGCGGCGAACCTGCCGTAA
- a CDS encoding multidrug effflux MFS transporter, with the protein MAKGVSPHWGLALLLGMLAAFAPLSIDMYLPALPAIARDLQASRANTELTLAAFFIGLAAAQLVWGPISDRVGRRRPVLWGLGLYVLASIGCALARDVYALMGLRILQACGGAAGIVVARALVRDLYSGRDIAKMLSMQMLVMGAAPMLAPLLGSAVLGVAGWRAVFAVLAGIGSTCAVVVWRYLPETHQAATDQFERPSVWTHFRALLADRQYVRYALASSLVSAGLFAYVTSSSFIFVNGHHLAPAAFAVLFGTNAAGMIAVSQLNIRWLAAHPPARLLRRAMLAYTTAGAAICAAAWLRPESVALLAAATFAMLAPIGAVGSNAAALALEHHRERAGQASALMGTLQFTLSAAVSAIVGAASDGTARALGIAVLTCGLLALLTAGSPRQA; encoded by the coding sequence ATGGCGAAAGGCGTATCGCCGCACTGGGGGCTCGCGCTGCTGCTCGGCATGCTGGCGGCGTTTGCGCCGCTGTCTATCGACATGTATTTGCCGGCCTTGCCGGCCATAGCTCGCGACCTGCAGGCCAGCCGCGCCAACACCGAGCTCACGCTGGCGGCCTTTTTCATCGGGCTGGCGGCGGCGCAGCTGGTGTGGGGACCCATTTCGGATCGCGTGGGGCGGCGGCGCCCGGTTTTATGGGGTCTGGGTCTCTATGTACTCGCCTCGATCGGCTGCGCACTGGCGCGAGATGTCTACGCCTTGATGGGCTTGCGCATCTTGCAGGCTTGCGGCGGGGCAGCGGGCATTGTCGTGGCGCGGGCGCTCGTGCGCGATCTATACAGCGGGCGCGACATCGCTAAGATGCTTTCCATGCAGATGCTTGTCATGGGCGCCGCGCCGATGTTGGCCCCGTTGCTGGGCAGCGCAGTGCTCGGCGTCGCCGGTTGGCGCGCGGTGTTTGCGGTGCTCGCGGGCATCGGTTCCACCTGCGCCGTGGTGGTGTGGCGCTATCTTCCCGAGACGCACCAGGCCGCGACGGATCAGTTCGAGCGCCCGAGTGTGTGGACTCATTTTCGAGCCTTGCTCGCCGATCGCCAATACGTCCGCTATGCGCTCGCCTCCTCGCTGGTCTCGGCGGGGCTTTTTGCCTACGTCACCTCGTCGTCGTTTATTTTTGTCAACGGCCATCACCTGGCGCCGGCGGCGTTTGCCGTGCTCTTCGGCACCAATGCCGCCGGCATGATTGCGGTGTCGCAACTCAACATTCGCTGGCTTGCCGCGCATCCACCAGCGCGCCTGCTGCGCCGCGCGATGCTGGCCTACACCACCGCGGGGGCCGCGATCTGCGCCGCCGCCTGGCTGCGGCCAGAATCGGTCGCGCTGCTCGCCGCCGCCACCTTTGCCATGCTGGCGCCCATCGGCGCCGTTGGCAGCAACGCTGCCGCGCTTGCCCTTGAGCACCATCGCGAGCGAGCAGGCCAGGCCTCAGCGCTCATGGGCACGCTGCAATTTACGTTGTCGGCGGCGGTGTCCGCCATCGTCGGCGCAGCCAGCGACGGCACGGCGCGCGCGCTGGGCATCGCCGTGCTGACCTGCGGCCTGCTGGCGCTGCTTACGGCAGGTTCGCCGCGCCAGGCGTGA
- a CDS encoding ABC-F family ATP-binding cassette domain-containing protein → MIAFSSVSKQYGGQILFTDASFQFNAGEKIGLVGANGAGKSTVFRMIVGAEAPDDGVVERPKKLTIGYFRQDVGEMAGKTILEEAIFGAGEVAELGEKLAQLTARMEAAGDDLEQVIEQFSDVQAHYQALGGYELESNAQTILHGLGFAQAQLGNDVGTLSGGWKMRVALAKILLAKPEVLLLDEPTNYLDIESILWLEDFLKAYDGCVVMTCHDRDIMNRVVKKIVEIDGGEIRVYTGNYDFYEAQRAQEVVQREAAYARQQSMLAKESRFIERFAAHAAKSAQVQSRVKRLDKIEKVEPPRRLIEKSFEFRTPPRSGDDVIRLAAVTKRYGERVVHNAFTMTVQRKERWAIMGENGAGKTTLLKMMAGKVAPDAGVAELGAAVTMGYYAQNVMEEMSSDRTVFEELQEHAPAANIGTIRNLAGAFGFHGDDVQKPVRVLSGGEKARVALAKILYDAPNLLVLDEPTNHLDIVTKRALVNALKEYEGTLVFVSHDRQFLRALCTKVLELTSAGPRIYPGTYDEYVTSTGREAPGMRANIA, encoded by the coding sequence GTGATCGCATTTTCCAGCGTCAGCAAACAGTACGGGGGGCAAATCCTCTTTACCGATGCCTCGTTTCAATTCAACGCCGGCGAGAAAATTGGCTTGGTCGGCGCCAATGGGGCCGGCAAGAGCACGGTGTTTCGCATGATCGTCGGCGCCGAGGCGCCAGACGATGGCGTGGTCGAGCGACCCAAGAAGCTGACCATCGGCTATTTTCGCCAGGACGTCGGCGAGATGGCCGGCAAGACCATCTTGGAAGAGGCCATCTTTGGCGCTGGCGAGGTTGCCGAACTCGGCGAAAAGTTGGCGCAGCTCACCGCGCGCATGGAGGCCGCGGGCGACGACCTCGAGCAGGTGATCGAGCAGTTCTCCGACGTGCAGGCGCACTATCAGGCGCTCGGTGGCTACGAGCTCGAGAGCAATGCACAAACCATCTTGCATGGCCTTGGCTTTGCGCAGGCGCAGCTCGGCAACGACGTAGGTACGCTCTCGGGCGGATGGAAGATGCGCGTCGCGCTGGCTAAGATCTTGCTCGCCAAGCCCGAGGTGCTGCTGCTCGATGAGCCGACCAACTACCTCGATATTGAATCCATCTTGTGGCTGGAGGATTTCCTCAAGGCTTACGACGGCTGCGTGGTGATGACGTGCCACGATCGCGATATCATGAATCGCGTCGTCAAGAAGATCGTCGAGATCGACGGCGGCGAGATTCGCGTCTATACCGGCAACTACGATTTCTACGAGGCGCAGCGCGCGCAAGAAGTGGTGCAGCGCGAGGCGGCCTACGCCCGCCAACAATCCATGCTCGCCAAGGAGAGCCGCTTCATCGAGCGCTTTGCCGCCCACGCCGCCAAGTCGGCGCAGGTGCAGTCGCGGGTCAAGCGCCTCGATAAGATCGAAAAGGTTGAGCCGCCGCGTCGGCTCATCGAAAAGTCTTTTGAGTTTCGCACCCCGCCGCGTTCGGGCGATGACGTGATTCGCCTCGCCGCCGTCACCAAGCGCTATGGCGAGCGCGTGGTGCACAACGCCTTTACCATGACCGTGCAGCGCAAAGAGCGCTGGGCGATCATGGGCGAAAACGGCGCCGGCAAGACCACGTTGCTCAAGATGATGGCCGGCAAAGTAGCGCCCGACGCGGGCGTGGCCGAACTCGGCGCGGCGGTGACGATGGGCTATTACGCGCAAAACGTGATGGAAGAAATGTCGTCAGATCGCACGGTCTTTGAGGAGCTGCAAGAGCATGCCCCGGCTGCCAACATTGGCACCATCCGCAACCTCGCCGGCGCCTTTGGCTTCCACGGCGACGACGTGCAAAAGCCGGTGCGCGTGCTCTCCGGCGGCGAAAAGGCTAGGGTGGCGCTCGCCAAGATTCTCTACGACGCGCCTAATCTGCTCGTGCTCGACGAACCGACCAACCATTTGGACATCGTCACCAAGCGCGCCCTCGTCAACGCGCTCAAGGAATACGAAGGCACGCTAGTCTTCGTCTCCCACGACCGGCAGTTCCTGCGCGCCCTCTGCACCAAGGTCCTCGAACTAACCTCCGCCGGCCCCCGCATCTACCCCGGCACCTACGACGAATACGTCACCTCCACCGGCCGCGAAGCCCCTGGCATGCGCGCGAATATCGCTTAA
- a CDS encoding IgGFc-binding protein: protein MRSIQGKVVLAWVVGLLVCGCGPTNPAPGTIPSGCDQGAIGCFPDGEGQAVYTCQQDTWVKYESCEFGCVTDIGCTVCTPFQSSCDGGVEHICRADGSGFDDNECDPVQGMACDTAAGRCGGDCSLTSLGASYVGCEYYPTITDNTLLFGDFTFGVIVANAGDTDANIRLERVGGGSPDAFVLAARGVEVRRLPMEQDAVYRLRSDQPVVAYQFNPLDYFSGTSYSYTNDASLLLPRNALGRDYMVAAWPTWSGFGGLVAITAAQDDTKVTISTTAYATPFGSPGESFTRTLQRGELLQLLSASTASGTTGDLTGTRVTADKPVQVIGGHNCTNIPMNITACDHIEEVLFPVNTLRDAYVTTSPQALSVAAPYIVRVVAVEDDTEISYAPAIVGAATQLDQAGEFIEFQTDRDVEITSNKPILVMQYMLGADLVGTGDPAMALAAPIEQWRNDYLFHAPVNYATNYVNVVAPTGASVLLDGLPVVGFEPVGATGWAVARVALDNSGDGNHEMTSSEKFGISVYGYGDYTSYWYPGGLDLEPVAVE, encoded by the coding sequence ATGAGAAGCATTCAAGGCAAGGTCGTGTTGGCGTGGGTTGTGGGCTTGCTGGTTTGCGGTTGCGGGCCAACCAACCCGGCGCCCGGCACGATTCCAAGCGGCTGTGACCAAGGCGCCATCGGCTGTTTTCCCGACGGCGAAGGCCAGGCCGTCTATACCTGCCAGCAAGACACGTGGGTAAAGTACGAAAGCTGCGAATTTGGCTGTGTCACGGATATCGGCTGCACGGTGTGCACGCCCTTCCAAAGTTCATGCGATGGCGGCGTCGAGCACATTTGCCGCGCCGACGGCAGCGGTTTTGACGACAACGAATGCGACCCGGTGCAGGGCATGGCCTGTGACACCGCGGCGGGCCGTTGCGGAGGCGATTGCTCGCTGACGAGCCTCGGCGCCAGCTACGTCGGGTGCGAGTACTATCCGACGATCACCGACAACACCCTTTTGTTTGGTGACTTTACCTTCGGCGTGATCGTTGCCAACGCTGGCGATACCGACGCGAATATCCGCCTCGAACGCGTCGGCGGCGGCAGCCCAGATGCCTTTGTGCTCGCGGCGCGAGGCGTCGAGGTCAGGCGCCTGCCGATGGAGCAAGACGCGGTCTATCGGCTGCGCTCCGATCAGCCGGTCGTCGCCTACCAGTTCAACCCACTCGACTACTTCAGCGGGACCAGCTATTCGTACACCAACGATGCGTCGTTGCTGCTGCCGCGCAATGCGCTTGGGCGCGACTACATGGTCGCCGCGTGGCCGACATGGTCCGGCTTTGGCGGCTTAGTCGCGATCACCGCGGCGCAAGACGACACCAAGGTCACGATTTCGACGACGGCCTATGCCACCCCCTTTGGCAGCCCTGGGGAATCTTTTACGCGCACCCTGCAGCGTGGCGAGTTGCTGCAGCTACTCTCGGCCAGCACCGCGAGCGGCACGACCGGAGACCTCACGGGTACGCGCGTTACCGCGGACAAGCCCGTGCAGGTCATCGGGGGCCATAACTGCACCAACATCCCGATGAACATCACCGCCTGCGATCATATTGAGGAAGTGCTATTCCCGGTCAATACGCTGCGCGACGCCTACGTTACCACCTCGCCACAGGCCCTCAGCGTCGCGGCGCCCTATATCGTGCGCGTCGTCGCGGTCGAAGACGATACCGAAATAAGTTATGCGCCGGCGATCGTAGGGGCGGCGACGCAACTCGACCAAGCCGGCGAATTTATCGAATTTCAGACCGATCGAGATGTTGAAATCACGAGCAACAAGCCCATCCTAGTGATGCAATACATGCTTGGCGCCGATCTGGTTGGCACTGGTGATCCGGCGATGGCGCTTGCGGCGCCAATCGAGCAGTGGCGTAACGACTACCTTTTTCACGCACCGGTCAACTACGCCACCAACTACGTCAATGTCGTGGCACCCACCGGCGCGTCGGTGCTGCTCGATGGTTTGCCAGTGGTCGGATTTGAACCCGTAGGCGCCACGGGTTGGGCGGTCGCGCGCGTCGCGCTCGACAACAGCGGCGACGGCAATCATGAAATGACCTCGAGCGAGAAATTCGGCATCAGCGTCTATGGCTATGGCGACTACACCAGCTATTGGTATCCCGGCGGTCTCGACCTCGAGCCCGTTGCCGTCGAGTAG
- a CDS encoding ATP-binding cassette domain-containing protein → MSTILTVQGVTKRFGTRQLLKGVSFAIAERERVALIGANGSGKSTLLRMLVCAIGGAEQASALPGGAPMSTAEREAMEPDDGVITWRKGLVVRYVAQEPAFASEATVQSVLDGSGAAAHDIASIHSRMAMPPMNTRIDSTSIGERRRVALGAALLCAPDVLCLDEPTNHLDMQTIEWLEQHLTGFAGALLLVTHDRYFLDRVASRIVEIEHGVSYNYPGDYTEFLFKQAERHTVASQHEHERSMFVRREIEWIRRAPQARGTKAKARIERFDDALAAAPSPDEATRKLALRLPPGPRLGGTIIELKGVTKSHGDKRLFSNLTLTMKPGDRIGIVGPNGVGKTTLIRTILGELPPDAGTVKLGQNTQIAYMDQSRSALDDNATVLQEVADGSDYVELPDERVHVRTFLKMMLFPDPSGMTRVGQLSGGERNRVQLAKLLRRGGNVLVLDEPTNDLDIVTLGALEDALINFPGCALIVSHDRWFLDRVVTGILALEGDGYAEFYEGSYTSYAEKRKGEQAAALAGNTAGTTSTASGASRGRATKDRPRKLTFKERAELAAMEATILAAETAVTDAEAVLNDPETHRTRRGEIAKLTTGLEAARREVEHLYARWQELADVAAAEPM, encoded by the coding sequence ATGTCGACGATCCTAACCGTGCAAGGCGTCACCAAGCGCTTCGGCACCAGGCAGTTGCTTAAGGGCGTCTCGTTTGCGATCGCCGAGCGCGAGCGTGTGGCGCTGATTGGCGCCAACGGCAGCGGTAAATCCACCCTGCTGCGCATGTTGGTGTGCGCGATCGGCGGTGCTGAGCAGGCGAGCGCCCTGCCCGGTGGCGCGCCGATGAGCACCGCCGAACGCGAGGCGATGGAGCCTGATGATGGCGTGATTACGTGGCGCAAGGGCCTGGTCGTGCGTTACGTCGCGCAGGAGCCTGCGTTTGCCAGCGAGGCGACCGTGCAAAGCGTGCTGGATGGCAGCGGCGCCGCGGCACACGACATCGCGTCGATCCACTCGAGGATGGCGATGCCGCCGATGAACACGCGCATTGATTCCACTTCGATTGGGGAGCGACGCCGGGTCGCCCTAGGCGCCGCGCTGCTGTGCGCGCCCGATGTGCTGTGCCTGGACGAACCGACCAACCACCTCGACATGCAGACGATCGAGTGGCTCGAGCAACACCTAACCGGTTTTGCTGGCGCGCTGCTCTTGGTGACGCACGATCGGTATTTTCTCGATCGGGTGGCGAGCCGCATCGTCGAGATCGAGCACGGCGTTTCCTATAACTACCCCGGTGATTACACTGAGTTTTTGTTTAAGCAGGCAGAGCGCCACACGGTCGCCAGCCAACACGAGCACGAGCGCTCGATGTTTGTGCGCCGCGAAATCGAGTGGATCCGGCGTGCCCCGCAGGCGCGCGGCACCAAGGCCAAGGCGCGGATCGAGCGCTTTGACGACGCGCTGGCCGCCGCCCCCTCGCCCGATGAGGCGACGCGCAAGCTGGCGCTGCGGCTGCCGCCCGGTCCGCGCCTAGGAGGCACCATTATCGAACTCAAAGGCGTCACTAAGTCGCACGGCGACAAACGCCTGTTTAGCAACCTGACGCTGACGATGAAGCCAGGTGACCGCATTGGCATCGTCGGCCCCAATGGCGTCGGCAAGACCACGCTCATTCGCACCATCTTGGGCGAGCTGCCGCCGGATGCCGGCACGGTCAAGCTGGGGCAAAATACGCAGATCGCCTACATGGACCAATCGCGCAGCGCGCTCGACGACAACGCCACGGTGCTGCAAGAAGTCGCCGATGGCAGCGACTACGTGGAGCTGCCCGACGAGCGGGTGCACGTGCGGACGTTTCTCAAGATGATGCTCTTTCCGGACCCTTCGGGCATGACGCGGGTGGGCCAGCTATCGGGCGGAGAGCGCAATCGCGTCCAGCTCGCCAAGCTGCTGCGCCGCGGCGGCAACGTGCTGGTGCTCGACGAACCCACCAACGACCTGGATATCGTCACCCTCGGCGCGCTCGAAGACGCGCTGATCAACTTTCCGGGCTGCGCGCTGATTGTGTCGCACGACCGCTGGTTTCTCGATCGCGTCGTCACCGGCATCTTAGCGCTAGAAGGCGATGGGTACGCCGAGTTCTACGAGGGCAGCTACACGAGCTATGCCGAGAAGCGCAAGGGCGAACAAGCGGCGGCGTTGGCCGGCAACACGGCCGGCACCACATCAACCGCCAGCGGCGCAAGTCGCGGCCGCGCCACCAAAGATCGCCCACGCAAGCTGACGTTCAAAGAGCGTGCCGAGCTCGCCGCCATGGAGGCGACCATCTTGGCCGCCGAAACCGCGGTCACCGACGCCGAGGCGGTGCTCAACGATCCCGAGACGCATCGCACGCGCCGCGGCGAGATTGCCAAGTTGACCACCGGGCTCGAGGCGGCGCGCCGCGAGGTCGAACACCTCTACGCGCGGTGGCAAGAGCTAGCCGACGTAGCTGCCGCCGAGCCAATGTAG